A stretch of the Arvicola amphibius chromosome 8, mArvAmp1.2, whole genome shotgun sequence genome encodes the following:
- the Yif1b gene encoding protein YIF1B isoform X1, giving the protein MHAAGLAAPAGTPRLRKWPSKRRVPVSQPGMADPHQFFDDTSSAPSRGYGAQPSSSGLGYPSPSSSPEAAFLADPMSNMAMAYGSSLAAHGKELVDKNIDRFIPVTKLKYYFAVDTVYVGKKLGLLVFPYLHQDWEVQYQQDTPVAPRFDINAPDLYIPAMAFITYILVAGLALGTQDRFSPDLLGLQASSALAWLTLEVVAILLSLYLVTVNTDLTTIDLVAFLGYKYVGMIGGVLMGLLFGKIGYYLVLGWCCVSIFVFMIRTLRLKILAQAAAEGVPVRGARNQLRMYLTMAVAAAQPLLMYWLTFHLVR; this is encoded by the exons ATGCACGCGGCAGGTTTGGCGGCGCCTGCGGGGACGCCCCGGCTGCGTAAGTGGC CCTCGAAGCGGAGGGTCCCGGTGTCCCAGCCAGGCATGGCTGATCCCCACCAGTTTTTCGATGACACGAGTTCAGCCCCGAGTCGGGGCTATGGAGCCCAGCCATCATCTAGTGGCCTGGGctacccctccccttcctcctcacccGAAGCAGCCTTCCTGGCTGACCCTATGTCCAACATGGCGATGGCCTATGGGAGCAGCCTGGCCGCTCACGGCAAGGAGCTGGTAGACAAGAAT ATTGACCGCTTCATCCCTGTCACCAAGCTGAAGTACTACTTCGCCGTGGACACTGTGTACGTGGGCAAGAAGCTGGGCCTGCTCGTGTTTCCCTACCTGCACCAG GACTGGGAGGTACAGTACCAGCAGGATACCCCAGTGGCCCCCCGCTTTGACATCAACGCTCCAGACCTCTACATTCCAG CCATGGCTTTCATCACCTACATCCTGGTGGCTGGCCTTGCCCTGGGGACCCAGGACAG GTTCTCCCCAGACCTCCTGGGACTACAGGCGAGCTCGGCACTGGCCTGGCTGACCCTGGAGGTTGTAGCCATCCTGCTCAGTCTCTACCTGGTCACTGTCAACACCGACCTCACCACCATTGACCTGGTGGCCTTCCTGGGCTACAAATATGTTGG GATGATCGGCGGGGTCCTCATGGGCCTGCTCTTTGGGAAGATCGGCTACTACCTCGTGCTTGGCTGGTGCTGTGTGTCCATTTTTGTGTTCATG ATCCGGACGCTGCGGCTCAAGATCCTGGCCCAGGCGGCGGCCGAAGGGGTGCCTGTGCGCGGGGCGCGGAACCAGCTGCGCATGTACCTGACCATGGCGGTGGCGGCCGCGCAGCCGCTGCTCATGTACTGGCTCACTTTCCACCTGGTTCGGTGA
- the Yif1b gene encoding protein YIF1B isoform X2 — translation MHAAGLAAPAGTPRLPSKRRVPVSQPGMADPHQFFDDTSSAPSRGYGAQPSSSGLGYPSPSSSPEAAFLADPMSNMAMAYGSSLAAHGKELVDKNIDRFIPVTKLKYYFAVDTVYVGKKLGLLVFPYLHQDWEVQYQQDTPVAPRFDINAPDLYIPAMAFITYILVAGLALGTQDRFSPDLLGLQASSALAWLTLEVVAILLSLYLVTVNTDLTTIDLVAFLGYKYVGMIGGVLMGLLFGKIGYYLVLGWCCVSIFVFMIRTLRLKILAQAAAEGVPVRGARNQLRMYLTMAVAAAQPLLMYWLTFHLVR, via the exons ATGCACGCGGCAGGTTTGGCGGCGCCTGCGGGGACGCCCCGGCTGC CCTCGAAGCGGAGGGTCCCGGTGTCCCAGCCAGGCATGGCTGATCCCCACCAGTTTTTCGATGACACGAGTTCAGCCCCGAGTCGGGGCTATGGAGCCCAGCCATCATCTAGTGGCCTGGGctacccctccccttcctcctcacccGAAGCAGCCTTCCTGGCTGACCCTATGTCCAACATGGCGATGGCCTATGGGAGCAGCCTGGCCGCTCACGGCAAGGAGCTGGTAGACAAGAAT ATTGACCGCTTCATCCCTGTCACCAAGCTGAAGTACTACTTCGCCGTGGACACTGTGTACGTGGGCAAGAAGCTGGGCCTGCTCGTGTTTCCCTACCTGCACCAG GACTGGGAGGTACAGTACCAGCAGGATACCCCAGTGGCCCCCCGCTTTGACATCAACGCTCCAGACCTCTACATTCCAG CCATGGCTTTCATCACCTACATCCTGGTGGCTGGCCTTGCCCTGGGGACCCAGGACAG GTTCTCCCCAGACCTCCTGGGACTACAGGCGAGCTCGGCACTGGCCTGGCTGACCCTGGAGGTTGTAGCCATCCTGCTCAGTCTCTACCTGGTCACTGTCAACACCGACCTCACCACCATTGACCTGGTGGCCTTCCTGGGCTACAAATATGTTGG GATGATCGGCGGGGTCCTCATGGGCCTGCTCTTTGGGAAGATCGGCTACTACCTCGTGCTTGGCTGGTGCTGTGTGTCCATTTTTGTGTTCATG ATCCGGACGCTGCGGCTCAAGATCCTGGCCCAGGCGGCGGCCGAAGGGGTGCCTGTGCGCGGGGCGCGGAACCAGCTGCGCATGTACCTGACCATGGCGGTGGCGGCCGCGCAGCCGCTGCTCATGTACTGGCTCACTTTCCACCTGGTTCGGTGA
- the Yif1b gene encoding protein YIF1B isoform X3 has product MPSPGRGRIAASKRRVPVSQPGMADPHQFFDDTSSAPSRGYGAQPSSSGLGYPSPSSSPEAAFLADPMSNMAMAYGSSLAAHGKELVDKNIDRFIPVTKLKYYFAVDTVYVGKKLGLLVFPYLHQDWEVQYQQDTPVAPRFDINAPDLYIPAMAFITYILVAGLALGTQDRFSPDLLGLQASSALAWLTLEVVAILLSLYLVTVNTDLTTIDLVAFLGYKYVGMIGGVLMGLLFGKIGYYLVLGWCCVSIFVFMIRTLRLKILAQAAAEGVPVRGARNQLRMYLTMAVAAAQPLLMYWLTFHLVR; this is encoded by the exons ATGCCAAGTCCGGGTAGAGGGCGCATCGCGG CCTCGAAGCGGAGGGTCCCGGTGTCCCAGCCAGGCATGGCTGATCCCCACCAGTTTTTCGATGACACGAGTTCAGCCCCGAGTCGGGGCTATGGAGCCCAGCCATCATCTAGTGGCCTGGGctacccctccccttcctcctcacccGAAGCAGCCTTCCTGGCTGACCCTATGTCCAACATGGCGATGGCCTATGGGAGCAGCCTGGCCGCTCACGGCAAGGAGCTGGTAGACAAGAAT ATTGACCGCTTCATCCCTGTCACCAAGCTGAAGTACTACTTCGCCGTGGACACTGTGTACGTGGGCAAGAAGCTGGGCCTGCTCGTGTTTCCCTACCTGCACCAG GACTGGGAGGTACAGTACCAGCAGGATACCCCAGTGGCCCCCCGCTTTGACATCAACGCTCCAGACCTCTACATTCCAG CCATGGCTTTCATCACCTACATCCTGGTGGCTGGCCTTGCCCTGGGGACCCAGGACAG GTTCTCCCCAGACCTCCTGGGACTACAGGCGAGCTCGGCACTGGCCTGGCTGACCCTGGAGGTTGTAGCCATCCTGCTCAGTCTCTACCTGGTCACTGTCAACACCGACCTCACCACCATTGACCTGGTGGCCTTCCTGGGCTACAAATATGTTGG GATGATCGGCGGGGTCCTCATGGGCCTGCTCTTTGGGAAGATCGGCTACTACCTCGTGCTTGGCTGGTGCTGTGTGTCCATTTTTGTGTTCATG ATCCGGACGCTGCGGCTCAAGATCCTGGCCCAGGCGGCGGCCGAAGGGGTGCCTGTGCGCGGGGCGCGGAACCAGCTGCGCATGTACCTGACCATGGCGGTGGCGGCCGCGCAGCCGCTGCTCATGTACTGGCTCACTTTCCACCTGGTTCGGTGA
- the C8H19orf33 gene encoding immortalization up-regulated protein gives MEFDLAAAVGAGSKKPGGTGQVGNPKHCPLKTPGQPGAGAAHKPRHGHGSSSDSSSSSSSSSSSDSEAEGKKHTAGCKKHERSPDKAKKPKVKKEKKKEKKAPH, from the exons ATGGAGTTCGACCTGGCCGCAG CCGTGGGCGCTGGTTCTAAGAAACCAGGAGGCACAGGTCAAGTGGGAAACCCCAAGCACTGTCCCCTTAAAACTCCGGGCCAACCAGGGGCAGGCGCTGCTCACAAACCAAGG CATGGCCACGGCAGCTCCTCCGATtccagcagtagcagcagcagcagcagctccagcgACTCAGAGGCGGAGGGAAAG AAGCACACCGCTGGCTGCAAGAAGCATGAACGCTCCCCGGACAAGGCCAAGAAACCCAaggtgaagaaggaaaagaaaaaggagaagaaggccCCCCACTGA